The stretch of DNA CCTACTTTTTGGTTATTTTAACAGCCCCTTTTCCGGAGAAAATTCTGTAAGCCGTAGGGTTCTGTCTTCAATACTATTAACAAAATTGCCATGCAGTTTTGCTGTTTTAGCTTTAATTTCTTTCCATTCATTATCTGACATGAATCCTTCCCATGCCAACTTCATAGAAGTCTCATCTTTCCATTCCAGCAAATAAACAAATTCTGCTTTCTCTTTAAACTCCGATTCCCAAATAGCCACAATTGTAAAACCATATTTTTTCATGATTCTGAGAGCATGATCTCTGAATCTCTCCAGAAAAACCTGCTTGTTCTCCTTCGGAATTTCATAAATCCTTAATTGATGTATGGGAGGTATCATTGGAGAAGTATCTTGTTGATACAACGTTTGCCCGAAGATAGAACCACACCAAATAATCAGGAAGATAGTCAATAGTCTTTTCATAATGATGATATTAGAATTTGCGCCCAAGGCAAGCCTAATTAAAATTAAAAATTTTCTCAATACGAATCTTATTTATTGATAGAATTTTGTAAGCTCTTTAGTATATTTATCTTCATTTGTTTTTTGGGGTTATAATCTTATATTTGAGTTTTTAAATTAAACATGGAAGGAAAACAAACGTCTCTTATACAGAAAATTTCCAGGATTATCTCTGAGTTTTTCAGCCCTTTGGTATCATTATTTCTCTTTTTCATTTACAAAAGTATCCTCGAATATTCACTTCAAGACTCAATAATCTATTTTCTTCCAATTCTACTCATCATTATACTTCCTGTCATTATCTGGCTGGTCTGGAACGTAAAAACAGGAAGATATACGAATATGGATGTTTCAAACAGGGTTCAGAGAAAAACATTTTATATTTTCACAGCTACCTGCGTCATCTCTTATTTGATCTTTCATTATATTAAAAATGGGAGTATTGATTTTTTAATGATGTTTATCCTGGTTCTTCTTTTTGCTTTACAAATCAGTAACTTTTTCATTAAAAGCTCAATGCATACAGCATTCAATGTATTCGTTGCCGCATTGTTTTATTCATTAGACTGGAGGATAGGGATTATTTGGCTGGGAATTGCTATCTTAGTAGGAATTACGAGAGTAATACTAAAAAGACATACCGTAAAAGAAGTATTTATGGGCGCAGGAATAGCATTTGTTATTTCTTTTATTTATCTTTATTGTACGATACACTTTCAACATTCAAATATTTTATGAAAATAAATCATCTTACAACTGCAGAAGAAAACTTAATGAAGCTGTTCTGGAAGCTTAATTCATTTTATTTAAAAGATGTCATGGAGCAACATCCTGAGCCGAAGCCTCATCAAAATACCGTTTCTACCTATCTGAAAATATTGGTTGAAAAAGGCTACTTATCTACTCAGAAAGAAGGCAGGATTTTTAAGTATACCGTTACAATTCCACTCCAAGATTATAAGAAGTTTTTATTAAAGGAGCTTTCTCATCATTTCTTTCATGATTCCGGAAGAGAGATTCTTCAGTTCTTATTTGATGAAAACTTAATATCCCAGGAAGATTTGAAAGATTATTTTAATCTTAAGATCGAAATGAAACCTGTAAAAACAAAAGCCCCGAAATTGAAAATTGCGAATGAAATCTTAAATCCTAAGAAAGATAAAAAGACCGGGGATAAGAAAAAGAAGAAAAAGAAAAATTAACCTGTGTATGTAACTTCCAGGTATTTTGATTCTTATTGATATTGCTTATTCATTTTTATAGAAAAATCTTCCGGCAATATAAAGACATAAAAAAAGCGGCTTAAAAAAGCCGCTTATATTTTTACCAACGATTTCCACCGCCATTACCACGGTTGTTACCACCGCCGTAACCTCCGCCTCTGTTGTTTCCGCCTCCGTAACCACCACTACGGTTGTTATCGAAGCTTCTTCTTGGCTTCTCCTCTCTTGGCTTAGCTTCTGACACGTTAAGTGTTTTTCCGTTGAATTCTTTTTGATTAAGA from Chryseobacterium piperi encodes:
- a CDS encoding RNA recognition motif domain-containing protein, with product MNIFVSNINYSTKEYELQDLFSEFGEVSSAKIITDKETGRSRGFGFIEMGEEEGKQAIEALNQKEFNGKTLNVSEAKPREEKPRRSFDNNRSGGYGGGNNRGGGYGGGNNRGNGGGNRW
- a CDS encoding phosphatase PAP2 family protein, which gives rise to MEGKQTSLIQKISRIISEFFSPLVSLFLFFIYKSILEYSLQDSIIYFLPILLIIILPVIIWLVWNVKTGRYTNMDVSNRVQRKTFYIFTATCVISYLIFHYIKNGSIDFLMMFILVLLFALQISNFFIKSSMHTAFNVFVAALFYSLDWRIGIIWLGIAILVGITRVILKRHTVKEVFMGAGIAFVISFIYLYCTIHFQHSNIL
- a CDS encoding BlaI/MecI/CopY family transcriptional regulator, with the translated sequence MKINHLTTAEENLMKLFWKLNSFYLKDVMEQHPEPKPHQNTVSTYLKILVEKGYLSTQKEGRIFKYTVTIPLQDYKKFLLKELSHHFFHDSGREILQFLFDENLISQEDLKDYFNLKIEMKPVKTKAPKLKIANEILNPKKDKKTGDKKKKKKKN
- a CDS encoding NIPSNAP family protein, with protein sequence MKRLLTIFLIIWCGSIFGQTLYQQDTSPMIPPIHQLRIYEIPKENKQVFLERFRDHALRIMKKYGFTIVAIWESEFKEKAEFVYLLEWKDETSMKLAWEGFMSDNEWKEIKAKTAKLHGNFVNSIEDRTLRLTEFSPEKGLLK